The Puniceicoccales bacterium genome includes a region encoding these proteins:
- the tgt gene encoding tRNA guanosine(34) transglycosylase Tgt, translating to MYENFNFKITHTDASSKARSGLLATPHGTIETPNFIFCATKGAMKSVTTQQVKNAGADIILCNTYHLFLQPGGDLVQKHGGLHKMLNWNGPILTDSGGFQIFSLGHGGVTAEIKGKSTTGRPKTLLKIDEIGATFRSYIDGRLRLLTPEESIKTQRQLGADIILALDECTPFHANRLYTEYSMNMSHRWELRSLTEFKNHDTSNQALYGIIQGGVYEDLRESSAKFVNGNCFFGQAIGGSLGESKTQMHEIVYMTCQHIDNQRPTHLLGICGLSDIIHGIACGIDTFDCVHPTRLARHGGAILEPQHADGKEFINIKNSKFSEDLSPIDENCHCYCCKNFTKAYIHYLFKAKELLGGQLLAIHNIEFMSNFLRKTREAIKTGTFIDIQKKWNIFQ from the coding sequence ATGTACGAAAATTTTAATTTTAAAATCACACACACGGATGCCTCTTCCAAAGCAAGAAGTGGGCTTCTCGCCACACCGCATGGCACCATAGAGACGCCAAATTTCATTTTCTGTGCCACCAAAGGTGCTATGAAATCAGTTACAACCCAACAGGTTAAAAATGCCGGAGCTGATATAATTCTGTGCAACACCTATCATCTTTTTTTACAACCTGGCGGTGACCTTGTTCAAAAGCACGGCGGATTACATAAGATGTTGAACTGGAATGGCCCAATACTTACAGATTCCGGGGGATTCCAAATATTCAGCCTTGGACATGGTGGCGTTACGGCAGAAATCAAAGGGAAAAGTACCACCGGTAGACCGAAAACTCTCTTGAAAATAGACGAAATTGGCGCAACCTTTAGATCATATATCGATGGCCGCCTTCGCTTACTAACTCCAGAAGAATCAATAAAAACTCAACGCCAACTCGGCGCCGATATAATCCTGGCTCTCGACGAATGTACCCCATTCCATGCCAATAGGTTATATACCGAATACTCGATGAACATGAGTCACCGTTGGGAATTGCGAAGCCTGACAGAATTCAAAAACCATGACACATCCAATCAAGCTTTGTATGGCATAATCCAAGGCGGTGTGTATGAAGATCTTAGAGAATCCAGTGCAAAATTTGTCAATGGCAATTGCTTTTTCGGCCAGGCCATAGGAGGAAGCCTAGGCGAATCAAAAACTCAAATGCATGAAATAGTATATATGACATGCCAACATATTGATAACCAAAGACCTACACATCTTCTTGGCATATGCGGCCTAAGTGATATCATCCACGGAATTGCCTGTGGAATAGATACATTCGACTGTGTTCATCCTACCAGATTGGCAAGGCATGGCGGCGCCATACTTGAACCACAACACGCTGATGGAAAGGAATTTATAAATATCAAAAATTCTAAATTTTCTGAAGATTTATCGCCCATTGATGAAAACTGTCATTGCTATTGCTGCAAAAATTTCACCAAAGCATATATTCATTATCTATTCAAAGCAAAAGAACTACTTGGGGGACAGTTACTTGCGATACACAACATAGAATTTATGAGTAATTTCTTAAGAAAAACAAGGGAAGCTATAAAAACTGGGACTTTTATAGACATCCAAAAAAAGTGGAATATTTTTCAATGA
- the dapF gene encoding diaminopimelate epimerase: MLTFEKYQALGNDYLVFRNDHGEELDEAIVRFACDRHYGIGADGVLIGNRLGDNRFRLEIFNSDGSRAEKSGNGLRIFAQFVWDERLTVADDLIVVTLAGESVCRKFGGEICVNMGRPMFAAVNIPVPADFSQCIDDQALELHAVSIGNPHCVLYVDDLDLNYTRKIGPILEKLAIFPQHSNVQFVKIISNSLIQMHIWERGVGYTLSSGSCACAAFAVCKKLGYCGSSVVAEMPGGKLVMKETALGEVLQYGQAIKIASCFIKKIRPTI, translated from the coding sequence GTGTTGACGTTTGAAAAATACCAAGCGCTTGGTAATGATTACCTTGTGTTTAGAAATGACCATGGTGAAGAGTTAGATGAAGCCATTGTAAGGTTTGCATGCGATAGACATTATGGGATTGGAGCAGATGGTGTGCTGATTGGTAACCGCCTCGGCGATAACAGGTTCCGTTTGGAGATATTCAATTCAGATGGTAGCAGAGCTGAAAAAAGTGGCAATGGTCTTAGAATATTTGCGCAATTTGTTTGGGATGAAAGACTTACAGTTGCGGACGATTTAATTGTGGTTACTTTAGCTGGTGAGTCTGTATGTAGAAAATTTGGTGGCGAAATATGTGTAAACATGGGGAGGCCAATGTTCGCAGCCGTAAATATTCCCGTGCCGGCTGATTTTTCGCAATGTATTGATGATCAAGCATTAGAGCTGCATGCAGTGTCGATTGGGAATCCGCATTGTGTGCTTTATGTCGACGATCTTGATCTTAATTATACGAGAAAAATCGGACCAATTTTGGAAAAATTAGCAATATTTCCTCAGCATAGCAATGTGCAATTTGTAAAGATTATATCTAACTCATTGATACAAATGCACATTTGGGAACGCGGGGTAGGGTATACCTTGTCCTCCGGCAGTTGTGCCTGTGCAGCCTTTGCTGTATGCAAAAAACTTGGCTATTGTGGTTCTAGTGTTGTTGCAGAAATGCCTGGTGGTAAACTTGTTATGAAAGAAACCGCTCTGGGTGAAGTGTTGCAATATGGCCAAGCTATTAAAATAGCGTCATGTTTTATAAAAAAAATCAGGCCGACAATATGA
- a CDS encoding helix-turn-helix domain-containing protein produces the protein MENFRRKGNMVNKETNSSNFGIKFRILLGYHNLTLRDISEATGAAVSTVSTWKNGRIPSSEKTLEKIAELFHVTKEYLLNGNHLDLFANRPMDELNEISMEMIGHDKTKENLRNKIEAYLARYLDKAELIQNGLEHTWIEIMKHFPLNFFDEIASNESNFLDKIDKNEKF, from the coding sequence ATGGAAAATTTTCGCAGAAAGGGCAACATGGTAAATAAGGAAACAAACAGCAGCAACTTTGGAATAAAATTCAGAATATTGCTTGGATACCACAATCTGACATTGCGAGACATAAGTGAAGCAACCGGCGCAGCGGTATCCACAGTCAGCACTTGGAAAAATGGAAGAATTCCATCTTCTGAAAAAACTCTGGAAAAAATAGCGGAATTATTCCACGTGACCAAGGAATATCTATTGAACGGCAATCATCTTGATTTGTTTGCAAATCGACCTATGGATGAGTTGAACGAAATTTCAATGGAGATGATCGGCCATGACAAAACCAAAGAAAATCTTCGAAACAAAATAGAAGCATATCTCGCGAGATATTTGGATAAAGCAGAGCTGATACAGAATGGCTTAGAACACACATGGATAGAGATCATGAAACATTTTCCGCTGAATTTCTTCGACGAAATTGCTTCTAATGAAAGCAATTTTTTGGACAAAATAGATAAAAATGAAAAATTTTAA
- the rpsI gene encoding 30S ribosomal protein S9, translating to MATDCKSEFICIGRRKTAVARVRLVSGNGKIKVNGKDFLEYFPTEAEQKLALAPLILLEMTDKVDIRILVNGGGKNGQAGALCLGIARALQLLDPELRHRLKKAGHLTRDPRRRERKKPGQPGARKRFQFSKR from the coding sequence ATGGCAACTGATTGCAAATCTGAGTTTATATGCATTGGCCGAAGAAAAACCGCTGTGGCAAGAGTTCGGCTAGTCAGCGGTAACGGCAAAATAAAGGTTAACGGCAAAGATTTTTTGGAGTATTTTCCCACCGAAGCTGAACAAAAACTTGCCCTAGCCCCATTAATTCTTCTGGAAATGACCGATAAAGTTGATATTCGCATCCTTGTAAATGGTGGCGGGAAAAATGGCCAAGCCGGAGCCCTATGTTTAGGCATCGCCAGAGCATTGCAACTGCTAGATCCAGAATTACGCCATCGACTTAAAAAAGCTGGACATTTAACCAGAGATCCTCGTCGACGGGAAAGAAAGAAGCCTGGACAACCCGGTGCCAGAAAGAGATTCCAATTCTCCAAACGTTAG
- a CDS encoding N-acetylmuramoyl-L-alanine amidase, whose product MGLSYKPMSFRVFLFVSIVVCAAYVASCQGKLSKTKITSKSKLVSINNAGTEYVSLESIAKDFDAKAIKDSYSMTISKSGVLAKFISKDRYFCYNDCKIFIGSPILLRQKKLYIAMEDYKLYVQPMFSPKVIANFAPKLKTIVIDPGHGGKDSGTVNGVYRLEEKRLALAVAKTVQSELKALGFNAILTRSGDVHMELADRVAAANAANADLFLSIHFNSADSKSARGVEIFTLTPAGQPSSYSSDRKTSDSMSFNGNRFDCWNTIAGYSMLYSMKQRLKFNDRGVKHARFEVLKGLSCPGILIETEFLSNNIVAKLFMSQNYIDNAALAIVNGVYRYYLNINAINKLKS is encoded by the coding sequence ATGGGCTTGAGTTATAAGCCTATGTCTTTCCGAGTATTTTTATTTGTTTCTATCGTTGTTTGTGCAGCCTATGTCGCAAGTTGCCAAGGTAAACTATCAAAAACAAAGATTACTTCCAAATCGAAACTTGTTTCTATAAATAATGCTGGGACGGAATATGTTTCTCTGGAGTCCATTGCGAAAGATTTTGATGCTAAGGCTATTAAAGATAGTTACAGCATGACCATTTCTAAATCAGGTGTGTTGGCCAAGTTTATTTCGAAGGATAGATATTTTTGTTACAATGATTGTAAGATATTCATTGGTAGTCCTATCTTGTTGCGGCAAAAGAAGTTATATATAGCAATGGAGGACTATAAATTATATGTTCAGCCAATGTTTTCGCCAAAGGTGATTGCAAATTTTGCACCTAAATTGAAGACGATTGTTATAGATCCTGGGCATGGTGGTAAAGATAGTGGGACGGTAAATGGCGTCTATAGGTTGGAGGAAAAAAGGCTTGCGTTGGCGGTGGCAAAGACTGTGCAGTCAGAGCTTAAGGCATTGGGATTCAATGCGATACTTACAAGAAGTGGTGATGTTCATATGGAATTGGCCGATAGGGTTGCTGCTGCAAATGCTGCGAATGCCGACCTTTTTTTGAGCATACATTTCAATTCTGCTGATTCTAAATCAGCCAGAGGGGTGGAAATTTTTACATTGACTCCAGCTGGTCAGCCGTCCTCTTATAGTTCTGACAGAAAGACTTCTGATTCGATGAGTTTTAATGGGAATAGATTTGATTGCTGGAATACGATTGCTGGATATTCCATGTTATATTCGATGAAGCAGCGGCTCAAGTTCAATGATCGTGGTGTTAAGCATGCTAGGTTTGAGGTTTTGAAAGGGCTTTCTTGCCCTGGTATTTTGATAGAGACAGAATTTCTTTCTAATAATATTGTGGCCAAATTATTTATGTCGCAGAACTATATAGATAATGCGGCTTTAGCCATAGTGAATGGAGTCTACCGCTATTATCTTAACATCAACGCTATCAATAAGTTAAAGTCATAA
- a CDS encoding LysR family transcriptional regulator, protein MHIENLKIFIDIIESESFSKAAKLNNITQSAVSQKLHALEHYFDVDLVDKTKKSLTLTGQGKTLLHHAKKIVSDYSSLRNELSDIKRKVKEKLSIGTTPTIGMYIIPPYIRDFLKSARSTEVQIMYLSNHEKIHKAVIDDIVDVGVIENDIQDSNIEKHTFCEEELVIISTKASKLYGNKEVNALELENMPFVKFSQNSPNRNVIDKILGTNNINIRTLTEFENIDLVKCAVEANLGPAIVPISSVYMELEKQIFHCSRIKNVKMPYLLSFFYKKDKYISSAMKIFFAMMRGDINFLHFTDIIENKNIKI, encoded by the coding sequence ATGCACATAGAAAATCTTAAAATTTTCATAGACATAATTGAATCCGAAAGCTTCTCAAAGGCAGCAAAGCTAAATAATATCACTCAGTCAGCCGTCAGCCAGAAGTTACATGCCCTTGAACACTATTTTGATGTCGATTTGGTTGATAAAACAAAAAAATCGCTGACTTTAACCGGCCAAGGCAAGACATTGCTTCATCATGCGAAAAAAATAGTAAGTGACTACTCATCATTACGAAACGAGCTAAGTGATATAAAAAGAAAAGTCAAGGAAAAGCTTTCCATCGGCACAACACCAACCATCGGCATGTATATAATTCCACCCTATATTCGCGATTTCTTAAAATCCGCCAGGTCCACCGAAGTCCAAATCATGTACCTATCTAATCATGAAAAAATCCACAAAGCTGTAATAGACGACATTGTGGATGTTGGTGTTATAGAAAATGACATCCAGGACTCAAACATAGAAAAACATACATTTTGTGAAGAAGAATTGGTAATCATAAGTACCAAAGCCTCAAAACTTTATGGAAATAAAGAAGTAAATGCATTGGAGCTGGAAAATATGCCCTTTGTAAAATTTTCACAAAACTCACCAAATCGCAATGTAATCGATAAAATACTTGGCACAAATAACATAAACATCCGGACATTGACAGAATTCGAAAATATAGATTTGGTAAAATGTGCCGTTGAAGCAAATCTTGGGCCAGCGATAGTCCCAATTTCTTCAGTATATATGGAATTGGAAAAACAAATATTTCACTGTTCCAGAATAAAAAATGTAAAAATGCCATATCTGTTATCGTTTTTTTACAAAAAAGATAAATATATAAGCTCAGCGATGAAAATATTTTTCGCAATGATGAGAGGAGATATCAATTTTTTACACTTTACCGATATTATCGAAAATAAAAATATAAAAATATAA
- the rplM gene encoding 50S ribosomal protein L13, whose product MKTTLVSKEDSRSGGLWYVVDASNVILGRLAVKIANILRGKDRPIFAHHIDCGGFVIVTNAGLVKTTGSKNDKKKYMFYSMYKGNEKRFSLGDMRKRNPEFIIEHAVRGMLPKNRLSSELLKKLKIYRGSDHPHMAQQPVTLTSF is encoded by the coding sequence ATGAAAACAACCTTGGTCAGTAAAGAAGATAGCAGGTCAGGCGGATTGTGGTACGTTGTCGATGCTAGCAATGTGATTTTGGGAAGGCTTGCGGTCAAAATTGCCAACATTTTGCGAGGTAAAGATAGGCCGATTTTCGCCCATCATATCGATTGTGGTGGCTTTGTCATTGTCACAAACGCCGGCCTGGTAAAAACCACTGGCAGCAAAAATGATAAGAAAAAATATATGTTTTATTCCATGTATAAGGGCAATGAAAAGCGCTTTAGTCTTGGCGATATGCGCAAACGTAATCCAGAATTTATAATAGAGCACGCCGTGCGCGGCATGTTACCAAAGAATAGGCTTTCCAGCGAGCTTCTTAAAAAATTGAAAATATATCGAGGTAGTGATCATCCTCATATGGCCCAGCAACCTGTAACCCTAACGTCTTTTTAG
- the radC gene encoding DNA repair protein RadC → MKNYNGHRNNLREKFLRAGFQCLNNHEILELILTLCIPRKDVKPQAKELLRYFGSLNAVLDADIETLQEVKGVGRITAISLHIIKDSAALYVQKSVEDPKSKLDTFEELEKFWRIKIGGLSYEVFEVAYLDSRLRLIKNGIKRISEGIADRTNVLPRKIVDHALRKDAAALVIAHNHPAGSETPSIHDRLITKSLSALCEPLCLRLVDHLIITNNSIFSFKKANML, encoded by the coding sequence ATGAAAAATTATAATGGCCACAGAAATAACCTGCGAGAGAAATTTTTACGCGCAGGCTTCCAATGCCTTAATAACCACGAAATTTTGGAGCTGATTCTTACCCTATGCATTCCAAGAAAGGATGTTAAGCCACAGGCTAAGGAACTGCTACGATACTTTGGTTCATTAAATGCAGTACTGGATGCAGACATCGAAACATTGCAAGAAGTGAAAGGAGTGGGAAGAATTACCGCCATTTCGCTACACATTATCAAAGATAGCGCAGCCCTATATGTGCAAAAATCAGTGGAAGATCCAAAATCTAAGCTTGATACCTTCGAAGAATTGGAAAAATTTTGGCGAATAAAAATTGGAGGCCTGAGTTATGAAGTGTTCGAAGTCGCCTATTTGGACAGCCGGCTGCGCCTGATCAAAAATGGAATAAAAAGAATAAGCGAAGGCATCGCTGATAGAACTAACGTGTTGCCCCGCAAGATCGTAGATCACGCATTAAGAAAAGACGCCGCCGCACTCGTCATCGCCCATAACCATCCGGCAGGCTCAGAAACACCATCAATTCACGATAGGTTGATAACCAAATCGCTTTCGGCTCTGTGCGAGCCACTTTGCCTCCGCCTAGTTGACCATCTAATCATAACCAACAATTCAATTTTCTCTTTCAAAAAAGCTAACATGTTGTGA
- a CDS encoding UvrB/UvrC motif-containing protein — protein MNGKCHFCGKPAAVHVTQIVNDGMQDVYLCGHCAQKHNVFDPDVSHLSILKDISGSLISKMQALSFSPLLNCTKCGFSLSNYKETGLVGCPECYSEMYSFMIKSIENLQKSTEYLGKIPKNLKHKLFSFNDKVDSCESLKEELKCAIAEERYEDAARIRDKLRTFF, from the coding sequence ATGAATGGTAAGTGTCATTTTTGTGGCAAGCCGGCGGCGGTGCATGTTACTCAGATTGTTAATGATGGCATGCAAGATGTGTACTTGTGTGGCCATTGTGCGCAGAAGCATAATGTGTTTGATCCAGATGTTTCTCATTTGTCGATACTTAAAGATATTAGCGGGTCATTGATTAGTAAAATGCAGGCGCTTTCTTTTAGTCCGCTTTTGAATTGTACTAAATGTGGATTTTCGTTGTCTAACTATAAAGAGACTGGCCTTGTTGGCTGTCCAGAATGTTATTCTGAGATGTATAGTTTCATGATAAAGTCCATCGAAAATTTACAAAAAAGTACAGAATATTTAGGCAAAATTCCAAAAAACTTGAAACATAAGTTATTTAGTTTCAATGACAAAGTTGATTCATGCGAATCTCTTAAGGAGGAATTGAAGTGTGCGATAGCGGAAGAGAGATATGAAGATGCGGCGAGGATAAGAGATAAATTGAGGACATTTTTTTAA
- a CDS encoding MFS transporter, with the protein MKMFQPDFPFSPKNFTFFYGWMILFVSILAKLASIPGHAPGICAFVEPLMNKLHITRNCMSAIYMICSIVSTFFLPFFGQKCDKTGPRKALTIASGFFGISMFLLGLMLLFIEKFTTAPAIAIAILTLGVFALKLLGQNMIPMFSRIILLNWFEKKKCRMLGISGIFLSIGFGFAPGIFNSLIVKAGIEFSWIIVAAIILLILTPIIWLFGRDHPAQFGLKLDGNQFDEKISPSKTIGEAVKSPAFWLFTLAASTMTLISTGMQLHIVDIFREFGYRSETAFNFFKPVSVVSASSSFIFSWLQDKVSLKYGLTLTFIIQVLLLITLEFAHNTFAYYPLVLFVGCNYGMYTLILSAPWARLFGRKHLGNITGFVSISVALFNAIGPGIMSLSKSRFSTYLIATRCFMILALLLLFTSIFFTKASDMD; encoded by the coding sequence ATGAAAATGTTTCAGCCAGATTTTCCATTTTCTCCAAAAAATTTCACATTTTTCTACGGATGGATGATTTTATTTGTATCAATCTTGGCAAAGCTTGCAAGCATCCCCGGCCACGCACCAGGAATATGTGCATTTGTAGAGCCGCTGATGAACAAATTACACATCACTAGGAACTGCATGAGCGCAATTTACATGATTTGCTCCATTGTGTCGACGTTTTTTTTACCATTTTTTGGCCAAAAATGCGACAAAACTGGACCACGAAAAGCATTAACCATTGCATCAGGATTTTTTGGAATCTCTATGTTTTTGCTGGGGTTAATGTTACTATTCATTGAAAAATTTACAACAGCCCCAGCCATAGCCATAGCAATTTTAACACTGGGCGTTTTTGCACTAAAATTACTCGGCCAAAACATGATACCAATGTTCAGTAGAATTATTCTACTAAATTGGTTTGAGAAAAAAAAATGTAGAATGCTTGGCATTTCCGGTATATTTTTATCCATCGGCTTTGGATTCGCCCCAGGGATATTCAACTCATTGATAGTCAAAGCCGGAATAGAATTTTCATGGATTATAGTCGCTGCCATAATTCTACTTATATTAACACCAATCATCTGGCTATTTGGAAGAGATCATCCGGCTCAATTTGGCCTAAAGCTCGACGGAAATCAATTCGATGAAAAAATTTCTCCAAGCAAAACCATCGGCGAAGCCGTGAAATCACCAGCATTTTGGCTATTTACGCTGGCCGCATCGACCATGACACTAATCAGCACAGGAATGCAACTTCATATAGTCGACATCTTCCGAGAGTTCGGCTACAGAAGCGAAACTGCATTCAATTTTTTCAAACCAGTCTCTGTGGTAAGTGCAAGCTCAAGCTTCATATTCAGCTGGTTACAGGACAAAGTGTCCCTCAAATATGGATTAACATTGACATTTATCATTCAAGTTTTATTATTAATAACACTTGAATTTGCTCACAACACTTTTGCTTATTATCCATTGGTGCTCTTTGTTGGATGTAACTATGGAATGTATACACTAATTCTATCGGCCCCATGGGCAAGATTATTCGGCCGCAAGCACTTGGGAAACATAACAGGATTTGTATCCATAAGTGTCGCCCTGTTTAATGCCATTGGACCAGGAATTATGAGCCTATCAAAATCTAGATTCTCAACCTATCTCATTGCCACAAGATGCTTCATGATCTTAGCATTATTATTACTATTTACATCGATATTTTTCACAAAAGCGTCCGATATGGACTAA
- the infC gene encoding translation initiation factor IF-3 — protein MANISFKGGGFGKKGPWKNFIRKNDRIKAKEVRVIGSDGKQLGVMETATAVALAKQEGLDLVEVSASASPPVCKIVDFGKYKYDEGKKQKSGKVAASKIKEVKFRFCTEEHDYQTKLRHVLDFLTDGSKVKIGVAFRGREMDLTNLGFDLIKKVVEDVKEFGVPDGEPRLTGRMVLLNLSPVKSSKKKIAIDNKKDLNNGLEL, from the coding sequence ATGGCGAATATTTCATTTAAAGGTGGCGGTTTTGGTAAAAAAGGTCCATGGAAAAATTTTATCAGAAAGAATGATAGGATAAAGGCGAAGGAAGTTCGCGTAATAGGTTCAGATGGTAAGCAACTTGGAGTTATGGAAACCGCCACAGCTGTTGCTCTTGCAAAACAAGAAGGCCTTGATTTAGTAGAAGTTAGTGCCAGCGCAAGTCCTCCGGTATGCAAAATCGTAGACTTTGGGAAGTATAAGTATGATGAGGGCAAAAAACAGAAATCTGGCAAGGTTGCTGCGTCAAAAATCAAAGAGGTGAAATTTCGATTTTGCACCGAAGAGCATGATTATCAAACAAAATTGCGCCATGTGTTAGATTTTTTGACCGACGGCAGTAAAGTCAAAATTGGCGTGGCATTCAGAGGTAGAGAAATGGATCTCACTAATCTTGGTTTTGATCTGATAAAGAAAGTGGTTGAAGATGTTAAGGAATTTGGTGTGCCGGATGGTGAACCAAGACTGACCGGGCGCATGGTCTTGTTAAATCTGTCTCCCGTGAAATCTTCTAAAAAAAAGATTGCAATTGATAATAAAAAAGATCTTAATAATGGGCTTGAGTTATAA
- a CDS encoding ATP--guanido phosphotransferase, translated as MKNVKQFLLSSDEFFGNIGQQNDIVLSSRIRLARNLASYKFPNWASDVERDSIAAILKSKLNGLKHLNDGVFFNINELADHEKLALCEHYMISKDLSLPGAWVACSNDQVLSIMINEEDHLRIQVLRGGVGLKMLWKMIADIDDALNGGDFAFDKRFGYLTACPTNIGTGMRASVMMHLPGLVINKQIRYTIDALNKIGIAVRGALGEGTEAFGKIFQVSNQYTLGLSEEDIIIKIEHVAKTVIEHEEMARDQIFKSSKAFILDKICRAHGILRSCYRIGGAEAFELLSLMRLASEREILPISYINAIDRYMLETQKGHLMVFSDEAAMPECRDIMRAKILRNFFSGIEISID; from the coding sequence ATGAAAAATGTAAAGCAGTTTTTATTGAGTAGTGACGAGTTTTTCGGCAATATTGGCCAGCAAAATGATATTGTTCTAAGCTCCAGGATTAGGTTGGCGCGAAATTTGGCAAGTTACAAATTTCCAAACTGGGCAAGCGATGTCGAGCGAGATAGTATTGCTGCGATATTGAAATCTAAGTTAAACGGATTGAAGCACTTAAATGATGGTGTTTTTTTTAATATCAACGAATTGGCGGATCATGAAAAATTGGCATTATGTGAACATTATATGATAAGTAAGGATCTATCGTTGCCCGGTGCCTGGGTGGCATGCAGCAATGATCAGGTGCTTTCGATTATGATTAATGAAGAAGATCATCTTCGTATACAAGTACTTAGGGGCGGAGTAGGGCTGAAAATGCTCTGGAAAATGATAGCCGATATTGATGATGCTTTGAACGGTGGCGATTTTGCTTTTGATAAGAGATTTGGTTATTTGACGGCCTGTCCGACGAATATTGGCACCGGCATGCGGGCATCTGTCATGATGCATCTCCCTGGGCTGGTGATAAATAAGCAAATTCGGTACACAATAGATGCGCTCAATAAAATTGGCATTGCGGTCCGCGGAGCTCTTGGCGAAGGAACTGAAGCTTTCGGAAAAATTTTTCAGGTATCTAATCAGTACACCCTTGGTCTATCAGAAGAGGATATAATAATAAAGATAGAGCATGTGGCTAAGACGGTTATAGAACATGAAGAGATGGCAAGAGATCAAATTTTCAAATCTTCGAAGGCCTTTATTTTGGATAAAATATGCAGGGCTCATGGAATTTTGCGGTCTTGCTACAGAATTGGAGGGGCCGAAGCATTCGAGCTTTTGTCTTTGATGAGATTGGCTTCGGAGCGTGAAATTTTGCCAATATCCTATATAAATGCCATTGACAGGTACATGCTTGAAACCCAAAAGGGGCATCTAATGGTATTTTCCGACGAGGCAGCCATGCCAGAATGTAGAGACATTATGCGAGCAAAAATATTGCGCAACTTCTTCTCCGGCATAGAGATATCGATAGATTGA